ACGTGCACGCCTGCGCCGGCCGCCCCTCCGTCCGTGGAACGACGTAGCCCGTCCCGTCGAGCGGGTGTGGGACCTCGTCCGCGGCGTACGCGAGCGACACCGTCGCCGTCGACCCGAGCTCGATCGACGCCAGCTCCGCGGCGAGCGCCGGGTCGCTGTCGGCGAGGAGCCGCCCCGCCACCGGCGCCGGCGTGGCGACGACCACCGCGTCGCACCGAAGCGTCTCACCGCTCGCGAGCTCGACGACCGCGCCGTGGTCGCCCTCCTCCGCTGGCCCGACCGCGCGCACCGGCGTCGCGCGGCGGATCGTCGCGTTAGGCGCGCGCTCCAGCGTCCGCTCCACCGCGTCCACGAGCTCCTGCAGCCCGCCGGGGAACGTGAGGAACGGCGAGCCCGCGGCCGCCGGCGCGGTGCGTCGCCGTGCGCGCATCCCGGCGAGCAGCGAGCCGTGCTCGCGCTCCATGGCGCGGAGCTGCGGGAACGTCGCCTCCATGCTGAGCCGCGTGCCGAACCCCGAGAAGATGCCGGTGAGCAGCGGCTCGCAGACGCGCTCGTACATCTCGCGCCCCAGCCGCCGCGACATGAACGACGCCACCGACTCGTCGGGCAGATGCGCCCTCGACTTGCGGAGCGGCTCGGTGGCGAGGCGCAGGAGCCCGATCGGCGACAGCAGCCCCGACGTCGCGATCGGCAGGACGCGCGACGGCACGAGCCCCGAGAGCCCCTGCGGGAGCCGCTTCAGCCGGCCGCCGAGCGACACGAAGCCGCCGCGGGCCGCGGTGCCCACCAGCCGGTCGGCGATCCCCACGCGCTCGGCGAGCGATCGCGTGCCGGGCTTCGTGGCGAGCATGACGTCGGGGCCGTGCTCGATCATGTAGCCGTCGACCCGCTCGGTGCGCACGATCCCGCCGAGCCGCGCGGCGCTCTCGACGAGCGTGACGTGCGCGCCCGCGGCGGCGAGTCGTTCGGCGGCGGACAGCCCGCTGATGCCGCCGCCGACGACGACGACGTGCCGCACCGCGGGGTCGCTCGGGCGAGGATCGGAGTGCATCGGCAGAACGTACATCCACCCCGAGCCCCCACCCATCCGGGGTCGCTCGTCCGTACGCCGGTGGAGCGCCCTACGTAGTGGTACGGGCGGCGGTGGGCTCGGCGGCGGGCGCCGACACGCTCTCCGCACGCGGCCGGCGGGCGCGGTCGACGATGCGGTCGGCGAACCGGTCGGCGAGCGCGGCGATCGTGAGCGACGGATTCGCTCCCACCGGTCCGGGCATGATGGAGCCGTCGGCGACGTACAGGCCATCGTGGCCATACACCTCGCCGTACGGGTCCACGACGCCCTCGTCCTTCGAGACGCCCATCGGGCAGCCGCCGAGCGGGTGCACCGTGATGACGCGGCGCAGGTACCAGAGCGGGTCGTCCTGGAAGTGCTCCGCGCCCCACGAGTCGGCCATCTGCTTCATGACCTCGCGCACGCGCGTGAAGTACCGCCACGACGCGTCGGTGCTCCAGTCGTTCTCGAGCCACCCCTTCTCGTCGAGCCACATGCGGCCGTCCGGCACGTCGCGCCCCATGCCGAGCAGCGGGATGGTCGTGGACGAGCGCGTGCCGGGGCCGAGCATCCCCGCGAGCTCGCCGCCGAGCTCCGTGTCGGCGCCGGCGTGGAAGACGCGCTGGAGCTGGTGCCACGCGAAGCGCAGCCCGCGCCGCGCCGAGTCGCCCATGGCGGTCATCTGCAGCATCACGGCCATGAACGCGGGCACGCCGGCGTCCTCGACGTAGAAGCCGCGTCCCGCGGCGCCGTCGCCGTCGAGCGTGTCGCCCACGCGCAGCGCGCTCGTGATGACCGGTCCGTAGCTCGGCTCCATCGCGCGCGGCACGCGCTTGCCGTCGCGCTCCTCGTGGCAGTCGAACGCGAACGTGAGCAGGTCGCCGTTGCCGCAGAAGCGGGTGCCCAACGCGGGGCTCAGCGCGGGCAGCGCGTGGCGGTTGCGCAGCAGCAAGTACGTCGAGCCGTACGTGCCCGCGGCGAGGACCACGCGGTCCGCGGTCAGCGTGAGCCGTGGCTGATCCTCGACGCGCGGCGCCGACGTGTCGTGACGTACGTACTGGATCTCGTAGCCGCCTCGCGCGTACGGCGTGATGCGCTTCACCTCGGCGAGCGTGCGCACGTCGGCGCCCTGCTCCACCGCGCGGCTGAGGTAGTTGTGGTCGAG
This DNA window, taken from Gemmatirosa kalamazoonensis, encodes the following:
- the hemG gene encoding protoporphyrinogen oxidase, giving the protein MHSDPRPSDPAVRHVVVVGGGISGLSAAERLAAAGAHVTLVESAARLGGIVRTERVDGYMIEHGPDVMLATKPGTRSLAERVGIADRLVGTAARGGFVSLGGRLKRLPQGLSGLVPSRVLPIATSGLLSPIGLLRLATEPLRKSRAHLPDESVASFMSRRLGREMYERVCEPLLTGIFSGFGTRLSMEATFPQLRAMEREHGSLLAGMRARRRTAPAAAGSPFLTFPGGLQELVDAVERTLERAPNATIRRATPVRAVGPAEEGDHGAVVELASGETLRCDAVVVATPAPVAGRLLADSDPALAAELASIELGSTATVSLAYAADEVPHPLDGTGYVVPRTEGRPAQACTWVSSKHAGRAPAGTRLFRVFIGGAQRPELVTRPDADLVAIAREELRRTLGVTAAPKLELVSRWVGAMPQYHMGHPERVRRIEARVAATPWLALAGNSYRGVGVPDCIASGERAAARALSGDVPSAAASPST
- a CDS encoding FAD-dependent oxidoreductase; the protein is MTLSTDTHFDVVIVGSGFGGSVMAYRLAEAGLRVCVLERGKAYPPGSFPRTPAGFAKNFWDPSEGLYGLYDVWSFRGVESLVSSGLGGGSLIYANVLLRKDEKWFVDDDPQGHYPGGYRKWPVDRAALDEHYDRVERMMNAMPYPFGEAPYRDTPKTRAMFEAAKAMGRANDWLLPRLAITFARDGAPPSPGELVDDGSHNLHGKARVTCQLCGECDAGCNYGSKNTLDHNYLSRAVEQGADVRTLAEVKRITPYARGGYEIQYVRHDTSAPRVEDQPRLTLTADRVVLAAGTYGSTYLLLRNRHALPALSPALGTRFCGNGDLLTFAFDCHEERDGKRVPRAMEPSYGPVITSALRVGDTLDGDGAAGRGFYVEDAGVPAFMAVMLQMTAMGDSARRGLRFAWHQLQRVFHAGADTELGGELAGMLGPGTRSSTTIPLLGMGRDVPDGRMWLDEKGWLENDWSTDASWRYFTRVREVMKQMADSWGAEHFQDDPLWYLRRVITVHPLGGCPMGVSKDEGVVDPYGEVYGHDGLYVADGSIMPGPVGANPSLTIAALADRFADRIVDRARRPRAESVSAPAAEPTAARTTT